One window of Desulfarculus baarsii DSM 2075 genomic DNA carries:
- a CDS encoding flagellar hook-basal body complex protein, whose protein sequence is MGMLTAMWAGVAGLNVHGQALSAVADNVANVNTHGYKASRVNFGDVMIHSLTVGGTVVNQVGTGAKVLSVQNLLTQGSFETTDVPTDMAINGGGFFQVNNTSAGQTAKYYTRAGQFLLDTEGYMVNPQGYRLQGYNVDANGDILAVPADLRITTVQTDAIATSAIDISMNLNSEDTKKLHPSQLIDPSDQSTWNYVNTTRTYDSLGVGHNLSMFYQRLTTYNGTKANGATSFWKVTAFESVDGVYHPNEDDYATTAEYLDAVNAKTYYMQFDTSGHLVGVSTGDSGYGDTYVYGGKVSSSTSDIATALGGQLTFDGAGASDQVIRTSGTVTFAGTGTTSSTSVTVGADAAYTLTDGLTPAQAAAELCDQINGASPAVNYYAVNEGSGVVTIHAKNANGPFDLSVSHDSSTEPDFSVTGDDTTTLSELANMINAGNTATGTLQIDTTGMADDATITVGGVTFSYDGGGTATGANPWATLADLATAITANVPNVTATYTAGGTISLAYDSVGVAGNAVTLAMDLNGGGGSIDLSGSTLTNGWDGTTTGGAHEVTASALENADGTYSLQLTRNVAGAGSTYTIDVDEFLSTNTLGSEAGVGFTTATQTTVARDETNGVLDLNGQVELDYYFEDAVQPQTITIDYSPTASAASTQSAGSNETFYLYQDGSTRGTLQSLDIGTDGVITGTFSNGQLKTLGQVMLVDFANPEGLAREGDNLWSQTTKSGEPIENTPGQGGTGSIESGALEQSNVDLATEMVKMILYQRAYQANSKSISTTDQMLQELINLKR, encoded by the coding sequence ATGGGCATGTTAACCGCGATGTGGGCGGGAGTCGCCGGCCTCAACGTCCACGGGCAGGCGCTCAGCGCCGTGGCCGACAACGTGGCCAACGTCAACACCCATGGCTACAAGGCCTCCAGGGTCAACTTCGGCGACGTGATGATCCACTCGTTGACCGTCGGCGGCACGGTGGTCAACCAGGTGGGCACCGGCGCCAAGGTGCTCAGCGTGCAGAACCTGCTGACCCAGGGCTCGTTCGAGACCACCGACGTGCCCACCGACATGGCCATCAACGGCGGCGGGTTCTTCCAGGTCAACAACACCTCCGCGGGCCAGACCGCCAAGTATTACACCCGGGCCGGCCAGTTCCTGCTGGACACCGAAGGCTACATGGTCAACCCCCAGGGTTATCGCCTGCAGGGCTACAACGTCGACGCCAACGGCGACATCCTGGCCGTGCCGGCGGACCTGCGCATAACCACGGTCCAGACCGACGCCATCGCCACCAGCGCCATCGACATCTCGATGAACCTCAACTCCGAGGACACCAAGAAGCTGCATCCGTCCCAACTCATCGATCCCTCGGACCAAAGCACCTGGAACTACGTCAACACCACCCGCACCTACGACAGCCTGGGCGTGGGTCACAACCTGTCGATGTTCTACCAGCGCCTGACCACCTACAACGGCACCAAGGCCAATGGGGCCACTTCCTTCTGGAAGGTCACCGCCTTCGAGAGCGTCGACGGCGTTTATCATCCCAACGAGGACGATTACGCCACCACCGCCGAGTACCTCGATGCGGTCAACGCCAAGACCTACTATATGCAGTTCGACACCAGCGGCCACCTGGTGGGCGTCTCCACCGGCGATTCCGGCTACGGCGACACCTATGTCTATGGCGGCAAGGTCTCCTCCAGCACCAGCGACATCGCCACCGCCCTGGGCGGCCAGCTCACCTTCGACGGCGCGGGGGCCAGCGACCAGGTCATCCGCACCTCCGGCACGGTCACCTTCGCCGGTACGGGAACCACCTCCTCGACCTCGGTCACCGTGGGCGCCGACGCGGCCTACACCCTCACCGACGGCCTGACTCCGGCCCAGGCCGCGGCCGAACTGTGCGACCAGATCAACGGGGCCAGCCCGGCGGTCAACTACTACGCGGTCAACGAAGGCTCGGGCGTGGTGACCATCCACGCCAAGAACGCCAACGGGCCCTTTGACCTGAGCGTCAGCCACGACAGCTCCACCGAGCCCGACTTCAGCGTGACCGGCGACGACACGACCACCCTGAGCGAACTGGCCAACATGATCAACGCCGGCAACACGGCCACCGGCACCCTGCAGATCGACACTACCGGCATGGCCGACGACGCCACCATCACCGTGGGCGGCGTCACCTTCTCCTATGACGGCGGCGGCACGGCCACCGGGGCCAATCCCTGGGCCACCCTGGCCGACTTGGCCACGGCCATCACGGCCAACGTGCCCAACGTCACCGCCACCTACACCGCCGGCGGCACTATCAGCCTGGCCTACGACAGCGTCGGCGTGGCTGGCAACGCGGTGACCCTGGCCATGGACCTGAACGGCGGCGGCGGCTCCATCGACCTCAGCGGCTCGACCCTGACCAACGGCTGGGACGGCACCACCACCGGCGGCGCCCACGAAGTCACCGCCAGCGCCCTGGAAAACGCCGACGGCACCTATTCCCTGCAATTGACCCGCAACGTGGCTGGCGCCGGCTCGACCTACACCATCGACGTCGATGAGTTCCTCAGCACCAACACCCTGGGCAGCGAGGCCGGCGTGGGCTTCACCACCGCCACCCAGACCACCGTCGCCCGCGATGAAACCAACGGCGTGCTGGACCTCAACGGCCAGGTCGAACTCGACTACTACTTCGAGGACGCCGTCCAGCCCCAGACCATCACCATCGATTACTCGCCCACCGCCAGCGCCGCCTCCACCCAGTCGGCCGGCTCCAACGAGACGTTCTACCTTTATCAGGACGGCTCCACCCGCGGCACCCTGCAAAGCCTGGACATCGGCACCGACGGCGTGATCACCGGCACCTTCTCCAACGGCCAGCTCAAGACCCTGGGCCAGGTCATGCTGGTGGACTTCGCCAACCCCGAGGGCCTGGCCCGCGAGGGCGACAACCTCTGGAGTCAGACCACCAAGTCGGGCGAGCCCATCGAAAACACCCCTGGCCAGGGCGGCACCGGCAGCATCGAATCCGGCGCGCTGGAGCAGTCCAACGTGGACCTGGCCACCGAGATGGTCAAGATGATCCTCTACCAGCGGGCCTATCAGGCCAACAGCAAGAGCATCAGCACCACCGACCAGATGCTCCAGGAGCTGATCAACCTCAAGCGTTAA
- a CDS encoding flagellar motor protein: MDLATIIGIVSAFALVLAAMLYGGSLTMFIDPASILIVIGGTIGVTLINYPMRDIVKLFSIMKHLFFYKIVPVGKIISQFVEFATRARREGILALESSMKEVDDPFLAKGLQLTIDGLEPASIKEILETEIDYVGERHRLGAEIFMTMGTFAPAMGMIGTLIGLVQMLQNMSDPSSIGPAMAVAILTTFYGSVMANMIFLPMSGKLKNRSSEEVMTKEIMLNGILSIARGDNPRVIEQKLHSFIPPNLRQSVFK; encoded by the coding sequence ATGGACCTGGCAACCATAATCGGCATAGTCAGCGCCTTCGCCCTGGTGCTCGCCGCCATGCTTTACGGCGGCAGCCTGACGATGTTCATCGACCCGGCCAGTATCCTCATCGTCATCGGCGGCACCATCGGCGTGACGCTGATCAACTACCCGATGCGGGATATCGTCAAGCTCTTCAGCATAATGAAGCATTTGTTCTTTTACAAGATCGTGCCGGTGGGCAAAATAATCTCCCAGTTCGTCGAGTTCGCCACCAGGGCCCGGCGCGAGGGCATCCTGGCCCTGGAGTCGTCGATGAAGGAAGTCGACGACCCCTTCCTGGCCAAGGGCCTGCAACTGACCATCGACGGCCTGGAGCCGGCCTCCATCAAGGAAATCCTGGAGACCGAGATAGACTATGTCGGCGAGCGCCACCGCCTGGGCGCGGAGATATTCATGACCATGGGCACCTTCGCCCCGGCCATGGGCATGATCGGCACGCTCATCGGCCTGGTGCAGATGCTCCAGAACATGAGCGACCCTTCGTCCATCGGCCCGGCCATGGCCGTGGCCATCCTCACCACCTTCTATGGCTCGGTGATGGCCAACATGATCTTTCTGCCCATGAGCGGCAAGCTGAAAAACCGCTCGTCCGAGGAGGTCATGACCAAGGAAATCATGCTCAACGGCATCCTCAGCATCGCCCGGGGCGACAACCCCCGGGTGATCGAACAGAAGCTGCACAGCTTCATTCCGCCCAACCTGCGCCAATCGGTGTTCAAGTAG
- a CDS encoding OmpA/MotB family protein, which produces MARKKQEEQASPGIVVLYTALMILLLAFFILLNSMGATEESKVRQAYKSLMDSFGFQEGGVKPFTTQTMQSSSAVVAAMNPIDEDYVVLRGMVFENRLDDQVRLLRSQGMRTVVINADMLFAPGSAKLSPNILPFLDEVAAVIKDRAYPLSVYGHTDDEPWRGKGGQDNWTLSAQRALSVVAHLVSRGVSASRLAAFGLAGTQPIASNTTAEGRRQNNRVALVFNADDASQYMIPENDPKPKLDFRGFQFDLMEQPNPEE; this is translated from the coding sequence GTGGCCCGCAAAAAGCAAGAAGAACAGGCCTCACCGGGCATCGTGGTGCTCTACACCGCGTTGATGATCCTGCTGTTGGCCTTTTTCATCCTGCTCAACTCGATGGGGGCCACCGAGGAGTCAAAAGTCAGGCAAGCCTACAAGTCGCTGATGGATTCGTTCGGCTTTCAGGAAGGCGGCGTCAAGCCCTTCACCACCCAGACCATGCAAAGCTCCAGCGCCGTGGTGGCGGCCATGAATCCCATCGACGAGGACTACGTGGTGCTGCGGGGCATGGTGTTCGAAAACCGCCTGGACGACCAGGTGCGTCTACTGCGCTCCCAGGGCATGCGCACGGTGGTCATCAACGCCGACATGCTCTTCGCGCCCGGTTCGGCCAAGCTCAGCCCCAACATCCTGCCGTTTTTGGACGAAGTGGCCGCGGTGATCAAGGACCGGGCCTATCCGCTGAGCGTCTACGGCCACACCGACGACGAGCCCTGGCGCGGCAAGGGCGGCCAGGACAACTGGACGCTCAGCGCCCAACGGGCCCTGAGCGTGGTGGCCCATCTGGTTTCGCGGGGGGTGAGCGCCTCCAGGTTGGCGGCCTTTGGCCTGGCCGGAACCCAACCCATCGCCAGCAACACGACCGCCGAGGGCCGCCGCCAGAACAACCGCGTGGCCCTGGTCTTCAACGCCGACGACGCCAGCCAGTACATGATCCCCGAAAACGACCCGAAGCCCAAGCTGGACTTCCGCGGCTTCCAGTTCGACCTGATGGAACAGCCAAACCCCGAGGAATGA
- a CDS encoding OmpA/MotB family protein produces the protein MAGKKKQEVGFDPLGWMFTFSDLVTLLLTFFVMLLAMKQPEVLKFKAAFGVFSGGGGAGVMALTDQPGVQAHRRIMEQLETATPADLDLAKQELAEMMELPSGQTDLAGSLQQGLQVRQEPRGTVITLANDLLFAPGKAELSPQAVESIKKIASVLAHGSANISVEGHTDASAPGAGSGFGDNWSLSLARAHAVLLRLIDPGGLKPDRLRLAALGDSRPLVPNDTPQRRAMNRRTEIVVLAQPKP, from the coding sequence ATGGCGGGCAAGAAAAAACAGGAAGTCGGCTTCGACCCCTTGGGCTGGATGTTCACCTTCAGCGACCTGGTGACGCTGCTGTTGACTTTTTTCGTCATGCTCTTGGCCATGAAGCAGCCAGAGGTGCTAAAGTTCAAGGCCGCCTTCGGCGTTTTTTCCGGCGGCGGCGGAGCCGGCGTGATGGCCCTGACCGACCAGCCTGGCGTGCAGGCCCACCGGCGGATCATGGAGCAACTGGAGACCGCCACCCCCGCCGACCTGGATCTGGCCAAGCAGGAGCTGGCCGAGATGATGGAGTTGCCCAGCGGCCAGACCGACCTGGCCGGCAGCCTGCAACAGGGCCTCCAGGTGCGCCAGGAGCCCAGGGGCACGGTGATCACCCTGGCCAACGACCTGCTGTTCGCCCCTGGCAAGGCCGAGCTTTCGCCTCAGGCGGTGGAGTCGATCAAAAAGATCGCCTCGGTGCTGGCCCACGGCTCGGCCAACATCTCGGTGGAGGGCCACACCGACGCCAGCGCGCCCGGGGCCGGCTCGGGCTTTGGCGATAACTGGTCGTTGTCGTTGGCCCGGGCCCACGCCGTGCTGCTCAGGCTGATCGACCCCGGCGGCCTCAAGCCCGACCGCCTGCGCCTGGCGGCCCTGGGCGATTCGCGCCCTCTGGTCCCCAATGACACGCCCCAGCGCCGGGCCATGAACAGGCGCACCGAAATTGTCGTGCTGGCTCAACCCAAACCCTGA
- a CDS encoding flagellar basal body-associated FliL family protein — translation MADEDLELEGAGEEGAGEGGKKKGGMKLIIIVAVGLIVLFGAGFGAWWFLLAGDDAPPPEAAPAAQQGQAPAEGAAPAQGQEGAAQEKPGTIVQLEPFVVNLADPGGKRYLKLTMAVDAGDEKLKAEIDARLPQIRDSILLLLTSKAYQDIAEVAGKIRLRTEVLAIFNRYLAGAGSVHAVYFSEFVIQ, via the coding sequence ATGGCTGATGAAGATCTGGAACTGGAAGGCGCGGGAGAGGAAGGCGCCGGCGAGGGCGGCAAGAAAAAAGGCGGCATGAAGCTGATCATCATCGTGGCGGTGGGCCTGATCGTTTTGTTCGGGGCCGGCTTTGGCGCATGGTGGTTTTTGCTGGCCGGCGACGACGCCCCGCCGCCGGAGGCGGCCCCGGCCGCCCAGCAAGGCCAGGCCCCGGCCGAGGGCGCGGCCCCGGCCCAAGGCCAGGAAGGGGCGGCCCAGGAAAAACCCGGCACCATCGTGCAGTTGGAGCCCTTTGTCGTCAACCTGGCCGACCCCGGCGGCAAGCGCTACCTCAAATTGACCATGGCCGTCGACGCCGGCGACGAAAAACTCAAGGCCGAGATCGACGCGCGCCTGCCCCAGATCCGCGATTCGATCCTGCTGCTGCTGACCAGCAAGGCCTATCAGGACATCGCCGAGGTGGCTGGCAAGATCCGCCTGCGCACCGAGGTGTTGGCCATTTTCAATCGCTATCTGGCGGGCGCGGGCAGCGTCCACGCCGTATACTTTTCCGAGTTCGTGATCCAATAA
- the fliM gene encoding flagellar motor switch protein FliM, with amino-acid sequence MSKILTQDEVDALLKGMSGGEIEVETDAGPEADGVIVYDLTNQDRIIRGRMPTLEIINDRFARLFRTTLSSALRKIVDMTTTSVDMVKFGEFMRSLPVPTSLHIFKMDPLRGHAIFVLESKLVFNLVETFFGGAGGGNVKIEGRDFTAIEQQLTRKVVMLALKDMESAWKPVHEVTMVYSRTEINPQFASIVPPTDVVIVVKFELEMEHTAGTVTVCIPYSTIEPIRTKLYAGFQSDQLEVDHEWMRRFRKQLREAEVEFTVELGRTELTSGDLLQLKVGDVLQLDSDINGHLVAMVEGVPKFLGRPGQMRGNKAFRVEGFKDYGAEI; translated from the coding sequence ATGAGCAAGATTTTAACCCAGGACGAGGTCGACGCCCTATTAAAGGGCATGAGCGGCGGCGAGATCGAAGTCGAGACCGACGCCGGTCCCGAGGCCGACGGCGTCATCGTCTACGATCTGACCAACCAGGACCGCATCATTCGCGGCCGCATGCCCACCCTGGAGATCATCAACGACCGTTTCGCCAGGCTGTTCCGCACCACCCTCAGCAGCGCCCTGCGCAAGATCGTCGACATGACCACCACCAGCGTGGACATGGTCAAGTTCGGCGAATTCATGCGCTCGCTGCCGGTGCCCACCAGCCTGCACATCTTCAAGATGGACCCCTTGCGCGGCCACGCCATCTTCGTCCTGGAGTCCAAGCTGGTCTTCAACCTGGTCGAGACGTTTTTCGGCGGGGCCGGCGGCGGCAACGTCAAGATCGAGGGCCGCGACTTCACGGCCATCGAGCAGCAACTCACGCGCAAGGTGGTGATGCTGGCCCTCAAGGACATGGAAAGCGCCTGGAAGCCGGTCCACGAAGTGACCATGGTCTACAGCCGCACCGAGATCAACCCCCAGTTCGCCTCCATCGTCCCGCCCACCGACGTGGTCATCGTGGTCAAGTTCGAGTTGGAGATGGAGCACACCGCCGGCACGGTCACCGTGTGCATCCCCTACTCCACCATCGAGCCCATCCGCACCAAGCTCTACGCCGGCTTCCAGAGCGACCAGCTCGAGGTCGACCACGAATGGATGCGGCGCTTCCGCAAGCAACTGCGCGAGGCCGAGGTCGAATTCACCGTCGAGCTGGGCCGCACCGAGCTGACCAGCGGCGACCTGCTCCAGCTCAAGGTCGGCGACGTGTTGCAGTTGGATTCCGACATCAACGGCCACCTGGTGGCCATGGTCGAGGGCGTGCCCAAGTTCCTGGGCCGTCCCGGCCAGATGCGTGGCAACAAGGCCTTCCGGGTGGAGGGCTTCAAGGATTACGGCGCGGAGATCTGA
- the fliO gene encoding flagellar biosynthetic protein FliO: MARFFGMSAALAGALLLAWPALAQEPAAPPPELDLGWALAKTAGGLGVVLALMWGLLWLMRRFAPNAGGGGAGFRLVGRLSLGPRKWLGLVELGGRLLVLGVSDQGVSLLETIDDPEEVARLTQNRQSFAAALQKARGGRAEDKS, translated from the coding sequence ATGGCGCGTTTTTTTGGCATGAGCGCGGCCCTGGCCGGGGCGCTGCTGCTGGCCTGGCCGGCCCTGGCCCAGGAGCCGGCCGCCCCGCCGCCCGAGCTTGACCTGGGCTGGGCCCTGGCCAAGACGGCCGGTGGGCTGGGGGTGGTTTTGGCCCTGATGTGGGGCCTGCTGTGGCTCATGCGTCGTTTCGCGCCCAACGCCGGGGGCGGCGGCGCGGGCTTCCGGCTGGTGGGCCGGCTGTCGTTGGGCCCGCGCAAGTGGCTGGGCCTGGTGGAGTTGGGCGGCCGCCTGCTGGTGCTGGGCGTCAGCGACCAGGGCGTGAGCCTGCTGGAAACCATCGACGACCCCGAGGAAGTGGCCCGCCTGACGCAAAACCGCCAATCTTTCGCCGCCGCGCTGCAAAAAGCCCGTGGCGGCCGGGCCGAGGACAAATCATGA
- the fliP gene encoding flagellar type III secretion system pore protein FliP (The bacterial flagellar biogenesis protein FliP forms a type III secretion system (T3SS)-type pore required for flagellar assembly.), with amino-acid sequence MITSPPRPSALAALTLAVALAGASTALAQEGAPLNLPSITLGAQNAASPEQVSTALQIVILLTVLTLAPAILVMTTSFVRIAVSFSLLRNALGAPQVPPTQIIVGLSLFLTFFIMAPVFDQVHDKALKPYLDGAISQSAFFEEAAKPMREFMLKQTRKKDLGLFMKIAGEDRPRNEQDVTMSALVPAFVISELRTAFEIGFLLYVPFLVIDMVVASVLLSMGMMMLPPVMISLPFKLMLFVLVDGWYLLVGSLVRSFG; translated from the coding sequence ATGATCACCAGCCCGCCGCGACCTTCGGCCCTGGCCGCGCTGACCCTGGCCGTGGCCCTGGCTGGCGCGTCAACGGCCCTGGCCCAGGAGGGCGCGCCGCTGAACCTGCCCTCGATCACCCTGGGCGCGCAAAACGCCGCCTCGCCCGAACAGGTCTCCACGGCTCTGCAAATCGTCATTTTGCTGACGGTGCTGACCCTGGCCCCGGCCATCCTGGTGATGACCACCAGCTTCGTGCGCATCGCGGTGTCATTTTCCCTTTTGCGCAACGCCCTGGGCGCGCCCCAGGTGCCGCCGACCCAGATCATCGTCGGCTTGTCGCTGTTTTTGACGTTTTTCATCATGGCCCCGGTCTTTGATCAGGTCCACGACAAGGCCCTCAAGCCCTACCTCGACGGAGCCATCAGCCAGAGCGCTTTTTTCGAGGAAGCGGCCAAGCCCATGCGCGAGTTCATGCTCAAGCAGACGCGCAAGAAAGACCTGGGCCTGTTCATGAAGATCGCCGGCGAGGACCGCCCGCGCAACGAGCAAGACGTGACCATGAGCGCCCTGGTCCCGGCCTTTGTCATCAGTGAACTGCGCACGGCCTTCGAGATCGGTTTTTTACTTTACGTGCCGTTTCTGGTCATCGACATGGTGGTGGCCTCGGTGTTGTTGTCGATGGGCATGATGATGCTGCCGCCGGTGATGATCTCGCTGCCGTTCAAGCTGATGCTTTTCGTGCTGGTGGACGGCTGGTACCTGCTGGTGGGCTCGCTTGTGCGGTCCTTCGGCTGA
- the fliQ gene encoding flagellar biosynthesis protein FliQ: MNVDFIIGFARQGMEITLLMAAPVLGVGMVVGLLVSIFQSVTQIQEMTLTFVPKILAVMVALLFFGPWMLAKMMNYTESIIQNIPTYIK; the protein is encoded by the coding sequence ATGAACGTCGATTTCATCATCGGTTTCGCCCGCCAGGGCATGGAGATAACCCTGCTGATGGCCGCGCCGGTGCTGGGCGTGGGCATGGTGGTGGGGCTGTTGGTCAGCATCTTTCAGTCAGTGACCCAAATCCAGGAGATGACCCTGACCTTCGTGCCCAAGATCCTGGCCGTGATGGTGGCGCTGTTGTTTTTCGGGCCGTGGATGTTGGCCAAAATGATGAACTACACCGAGTCGATCATCCAGAACATCCCCACCTACATCAAGTGA